The nucleotide window TATCCGCCCTTCTCGCAGTATCTCTGGCTGGCCCCGCTCGTTGGCCTGCTCGTTCCGTTCGCGTTCCATCTGCACGGCGTCTACCGGCTCCGGCGCGGGCGGTCGCGCATCGACGACTTCTTCGGTGTCCTTGTCGGCAGCGTCCTGGCGGTGGTCCTCGGCGTGGTGACCACGCTGTACGTCCAGACCTACTACGTCCCCGATCAGCTCAAGGACCGCGGCGCCTTCGAAGTCAGCCAGTTGGTGTGGGGCTTGTTCCTGGCCATCAACGTCGGGCTCACCTTTCTCATCCGCGTCGCCGTCCGCGACTGGCTCGAACGCCGCTGGCGCGCGGGTGTCGGCCTGAAGCGCGTCCTCGTGGCCGGTGCCGGCGATCTCGGACGTCTTGTCGTCGATCGCATCCTCGAACACCGTGAACTGGGCCTCAAGGTCGTCGGCTTCGTGGACGACAGGGCCGAGGGTGGTGCGCATCTCGGCTACCGGGGCTTGCCGCTGCTCGGTACGCTCGAGGAAACGCAGGACATCCTGCAACGCGAGAAGGTCGACCATCTCTACGTCGCGCTGCCGCTCGACGAACACGTCAAGATGCTGGCGCTGGTCGAGAACGCCAACCGCGAGATCGTCGAGATCCGCGTCGTCCCCGATCTGCTGCAGATCATCTCGCTGCGCGCCAGGCTCGAAGACCTCGACGGCCTCCCCATCATCAACATCCACGACGGGCCGCTGCGCGGCCTGAACGCCGTCCTGAAACGCACGATGGACGTGGTGCTCGCGGCGGGCAGCCTCCTCGTGCTGGCCATCCCGATGGCCATCCTGACGCTCGTCATCAGGCTCACGTCGCCCGGCCCGGCCCTGTTCAGACAGGAACGCATGGGGCTCGACGGGAAGGCGTTCTACGTCTGGAAGTTCCGCTC belongs to Acidobacteriota bacterium and includes:
- a CDS encoding undecaprenyl-phosphate glucose phosphotransferase, which gives rise to MVRRHARLLAAAHVLADGLAGVVAFLLAYGIRFHSGLIAVTKGYPPFSQYLWLAPLVGLLVPFAFHLHGVYRLRRGRSRIDDFFGVLVGSVLAVVLGVVTTLYVQTYYVPDQLKDRGAFEVSQLVWGLFLAINVGLTFLIRVAVRDWLERRWRAGVGLKRVLVAGAGDLGRLVVDRILEHRELGLKVVGFVDDRAEGGAHLGYRGLPLLGTLEETQDILQREKVDHLYVALPLDEHVKMLALVENANREIVEIRVVPDLLQIISLRARLEDLDGLPIINIHDGPLRGLNAVLKRTMDVVLAAGSLLVLAIPMAILTLVIRLTSPGPALFRQERMGLDGKAFYVWKFRSMYDGAERNSGPVWAIEDDPRCTPIGQFLRRSNMDELPQLWNVLRGDMSLVGPRPERPFFVDQFKQRIPQYMLRHKVRAGLTGWAQVNGWRGNTSIEKRIEFDLYYIENWSLMLDLKIMWLTVVKGFFHKHAY